A window of Pomacea canaliculata isolate SZHN2017 linkage group LG3, ASM307304v1, whole genome shotgun sequence contains these coding sequences:
- the LOC112560432 gene encoding 60S ribosomal protein L32-like produces MAVRPLTKPAIVKKRTKKFIRHQSDRYDRVKSNWRKPKGIDNRVRRRFKGQYLMPNIGYGSDKKSRHVCPDGFKKFLVRNVKELEILLMQNRRFSAEIAHCVSSRKRKAIVERAQQLSIKITNPNARLRSEEDE; encoded by the exons ATGGCTGTGAGACCTCTTACAAAACCTGcaattgtgaaaaaaagaacaaagaagtttATCCGACATCAGTCGGATAGGTATGATCGAGTTAAg TCAAACTGGCGGAAGCCAAAGGGTATTGACAACAGAGTCAGGCGACGTTTCAAAGGCCAGTACTTGATGCCAAACATCGGTTATGGAAGTGATAAAAAGTCGCGTCATGTCTGCCCTGATGGGTTCAAAAAGTTCCTAGTCCGAAATGTGAAG gagcttgaaattcttcttatgcAGAACCGTCGCTTTTCAGCGGAAATTGCCCATTGTGTATCCAGTCGTAAACGCAAGGCCATTGTTGAGCGTGCACAGCAGTTGTCCATCAAAATCACGAATCCTAATGCTCGCCTTCGCTCTGAGGAAGATGAATAG
- the LOC112560426 gene encoding leucine-rich repeat protein SHOC-2-like produces MTSPAAMSLSKKGGRSRDNSNSEAAGRLANWQGPDSLVYSVGGSESPDVEAMRADPNLDDMQSSLETASLKDEKDAKLLKKTSVGSVVVDPTTKKQVSVTVPGQNKAKFTVPGRPTPKADLDVTKELKKCKEEGAERLDLSKSQISTLPNTIKELTQLVELYLYGNRLCSLPPEVGFLTFLQTLALSENSITSLPDSLSALTRLRVLDLRHNKLQEIPKVVYQLRSLTTLFLRFNRIRIVEEDIRNLVNLTKFSLRENKIKELPRGIGQLVNLVTFDISHNHLEHLPEDIGNCVNLNSLDLQHNELLDIPETIGNLRALNRLGLRYNRLTSVPRSLANCEHMDEFNVEGNNISQLPEGLLSSLSKLTSITLSRNAFEKYPTGGPSQFRSVYAINMEHNKINNIPLGIFSRAVALTKLNMKDNQLSALPLDMGSWTNMVELNLGTNQLTKIPDDIRSLEKLEVLILSNNALKKLPNTIGELKKLRVLDLEENRLESLPQEIGALRELQRLVVQANQLTSLPRTIGLLKNLQYLGAGENNLTSLPQEIGTLENLESLYINDNPELHSLPYELAYCSNLQIMSIENCPLSQIPAEIVARGPSLVIQYLKLQGPYQ; encoded by the exons ATGACCAGTCCAGCTGCTATGTCACTTTCAAAAAAAGGGGGGCGATCTCGGGATAACTCCAATTCAGAGGCTGCTGGACGGCTGGCCAACTGGCAAGGTCCGGATAGCCTTGTATACTCTGTGGGTGGCTCAGAATCACCAGATGTTGAAGCCATGCGTGCAGATCCTAATTTGGATGATATGCAGAGTTCTTTAGAAACTGCTTCTCTGAAGGATGAAAAAGATGCTAAACTA cttAAAAAGACTAGTGTGGGCTCAGTAGTGGTTGATCCCACAACGAAGAAACAAGTATCGGTTACTGTACCTGGTCAGAACAAGGCAAAATTTACTGTGCCTGGGCGGCCAACCCCCAAAGCTGATCTT gatgTCACTAAAGAGTTAAAGAAATGCAAAGAAGAAGGTGCAGAACGTTTGGACCTTAGCAAATCACAA ATTTCCACTCTGCCAAATACTATCAAAGAG CTGACACAGCTTGTGGAGTTATATCTGTATGGCAACCGCTTGTGCTCACTGCCACCAGAAGTGGGTTTTCTGACCTTTCTACAGACACTTGCCTTGAGTGAAAATTCTATAACATCATTGCCAGATTCCCTCTCTGCACTCACTCGCCTCCGAGTTTTGGACTTGCGACACAACAAATTGCAAGAG ATACCTAAAGTGGTTTATCAGCTGAGATCATTGACCACATTATTTCTCCGTTTCAACAGAATACGAATTGTAGAAGAAGATATTCGAAATCTTGTt AATTTGACAAAGTTCAGTTtacgagaaaacaaaattaaggagTTGCCAAGAGGAATAGGACAGTTAGTAAACctagtgacctttgacatttctcATAATCATCTGGAACATCTACCAGAAG ACATTGGTAACTGTGTAAATTTGAACTCTTTGGATCTTCAGCATAATGAGTTGCTAGACATACCAGAGACAATTGGCAACTTACGTGCTTTAAACCGACTGGGACTCAG gTACAACCGTCTCACAAGTGTACCACGGTCACTTGCTAACTGTGAACATATGGATGAGTTCAATGTGGAAGGAAACAACATATCACAGCTGCCT GAAGGTCTGCTGTCTAGCTTATCTAAGCTGACAAGCATCACATTGTCTCGCAATGCCTTTGAGAAGTATCCAACGGGGGGGCCCTCCCAGTTCCGATCAGTTTAT GCTATTAACATGGAgcacaacaaaattaacaacATCCCATTGGGAATATTCTCTCGTGCTGTAGCCCTCACCAAGTTGAACATGAAGGACAACCAGCTGAGTGCCCTTCCTCTAG atatgggGTCATGGACTAACATGGTGGAACTGAACTTgggcacaaaccagctgaccaAGATACCAGATGACATCCGATCCTTGGAAAAGCTTGAAGTTCTTATTCTTTCCAATAATGCCTTAAAA AAACTCCCTAATACGATTGGTGAGCTAAAAAAGCTGAGAGTTTTGGATTTGGAGGAAAATCGACTGGAGAGTCTGCCACAGGAGATAG GTGCACTTCGAGAGTTGCAGCGCCTTGTTGTACAGGCTAATCAGCTCACTAGCTTGCCTCGGACCATTGG actcttgaaaaatcttcagtatCTTGGAGCAGGAGAAAACAACCTCACATCACTGCCTCAGGAGATTG GTACACTAGAGAATTTGGAATCTTTGTACATCAATGACAACCCTGAGTTGCACAGTCTGCCCTATGAGTTAGCCTACTGTTCCAACCTGCAGATTATGAGCATTGAAAACTGTCCACTCTCACAAATCCCTGCTGAAATTGTGGCTCGTGGGCCATCGCTTGTAATACAG TACTTGAAGCTGCAGGGCCCCTACCAGTAA